A region from the Patagioenas fasciata isolate bPatFas1 chromosome 27, bPatFas1.hap1, whole genome shotgun sequence genome encodes:
- the IL12RB1 gene encoding LOW QUALITY PROTEIN: interleukin-12 receptor subunit beta-1 (The sequence of the model RefSeq protein was modified relative to this genomic sequence to represent the inferred CDS: deleted 1 base in 1 codon) yields the protein MQSRPALCPAWERPPLGQFLAEEETPGAGSCAERRAGERHPLGAGGSGRRGGLRSPGCSGGHPERPMLGWLLAALAALARGGSATAPGFSCWKQCSPLGFRCSWPPHGPPGNTSYLLTLCYTSPRLCQEFEAGARTMYPLNHRRIYVLTNVTAWVEARWGGHVHRTPNITLYLDKALKPNPPPAAVPFTRSGGRLRLQVPRPPCHPRAQPLQREARFRRTGDHGWTQVTCEAVTDEDDTVTCALGGDGAFEVQLRHKPPHWSSYWSDWSGSIFVPKEILESPALSYQLGELGPAGQRVLQLGWQRAPEEQGNVTYTLRSHMPACSCTKEDTVELGTEVTAHNLTLSGAEYQILLTAANAAGTGPPRQLLVPAARRSGTCPAAWGLFSTQRDASQPLYPSFHPDLGFKNVSVVGSAVMVQWEAPSAGLASCFEQQLLQGAAKRGVCTQRGFPAKSIHVERGALDTPACHRLAVHGWSPARGWATFALHHHYAGNASPAVPIRINTSTSDATVVLQWSPSPRATCPGVLAKYLICHVAEGDNVTYAEADAAASHFTLQNLLPGTVHRVSVQEVTAESKGTCGTWWHFQTKALGPQGAAWKSNLKYLGILLCVPTVAAIYQLSKKRARRLLFPPLPEPVGSKAIEFTISETASQCHPRPGFVEPSEKFSLAELLLTEPNPGQEVNDAGTRSGTPQPSPTAAQEPVTVSPPELPFTYRRQDTLSPPGFEPHDSAEEEEEEEEGRQVVRQPLVPIALLISDKPVIIRDQAGWDPAPEELVL from the exons ATGCAATCGCGCCCCGCGCTCTGCCCTGCATGGGAACGGCCGCCTTTGGGCCAGTTTTTAGCAGAAGAGGAAACGCCGGGTGCGGGGAGCTGTGCCGAGCGCCGAGCCGGGGAGAGGCACCCACTGGGTGCCGGGGGATCAGGCAGGCGGGGAGGGCTCCGGAGCCCTGGATGCAGTGGGGGACACCCCGAGCGCCCAATGCTGGGGTGGCTGCTGGCGGCGCTGGCAGCGCTGGCGCGGGGCG GCAGTGCCACGGCCCCCGGCTTCTCCTGCTGGAAGCAATGCAGCCCCCTTGGGTTCCGCTGCTCCTGGCCGCCCCACGGCCCCCCCGGCAACACCTCCTACCTCCTGACACTCTG CTACACGTCGCCCAGGTTGTGCCAGGAGTTCGAGGCGGGGGCGAGGACAATGTACCCCCTGAATCATCGGCGCATTTACGTCCTCACCAATGTCACAGCCTGGGTGGAGGCACGCTGGGGGGGCCACGTCCACCGGACCCCCAACATCACCCTGTACCTCGACAAGGCCT TGAAACCAAACCCACCGCCCGCCGCGGTGCCCTTCACCAGGAGCGGCGGGCGGCTACGGCTGCAGGTGCCACGGCCACCGTGCCACCCCAGGGCACAGCCACTCCAGCGGGAGGCTCGATTCCGGAGGACAGGCGACCATGGCTGGACACAG GTGACATGCGAGGCAGTGACGGATGAGGATGACACAG TGACCTGTGCCCTGGGGGGGGACGGTGCCTTCGAGGTCCAGCTCCGGCACAAGCCCCCCCACTGGAGCAGCTACTGGAGTGACTGGAGTGGCTCCATCTTCGTCCCcaagg AAATCCTGGAGAGCCCGGCACTGAGCTAccaactgggagaactggggccCGCTGGGCAGCGggtgctgcagctgggctggcag CGAGCCCCCGAGGAGCAGGGGAACGTCACCTACACGCTGCGCTCCCACATGCCAGCGTGCAGCTGCACCAAGGAGGACACAGTggagctggggacagaggtgacagcCCACAACCTCACCCTCTCCGGCGCTGAGTACCAAATCCTGCTGACAGCGGCCAACGCTGCAGGGACAGGGCCACCGCGGCAGCTCCTTGTACCGGCAGCGCGGCGCTCAGGtacctgccctgcagcctgg gggtTATTTTCCACCCAGCGGGATGCcagccagcccttgtacccctcaTTTCATCCAGATCTTGGCTTCAAGAACGTCAGCGTGGTCGGCAGCGCCGTGATGGTGCAGTGGGAAGCGCCCAGCGCCGGTTTGGCGTCCTGCTTCGAGCAGCAACTGCTGCAGGGAGCCGCTAAACGGGGCGTTTGCACCCAACGGGGGTTCCCTGCCAAGAGCATCCACGTGGAGAGAG GAGCACTGGACACACCAGCGTGTCACCGCCTGGCCGTGCACGGCTGGTCCCCGGCGCGGGGCTGGGCCACCTTCGCCCTGCACCATCATTACGCCGGCAATG CGTCACCCGCTGTGCCCATCCGCATCAACACCAGCACCAGCGATGCCACCGTTGTTCTCCAGTGGAGTCCGTCCCCTCGTGCCACCTGTCCCGGCGTGCTGGCCAAGTACCTCATCTGCCACGTGGCTGAGGGGGACAATGTGACGT ATGCCGAAGCAGATGCCGCAGCGTCACACTTCACCCTCCAAAACCTCCTGCCCGGCACGGTGCACAGGGTGAGCGTTCAGGAGGTGACAGCAGAGAGCAAAGGGACCTGTGGGACTTGGTGGCACTTCCAGACCAAGGCGCTGG gtccccagggagcaGCGTGGAAATCCAACCTGAAGTACCTGGGCATCCTGCTCTGTGTCCCCACCGTGGCTGCCATCTACCAGCTGAGCAAAAAGAG ggctcgccgcctcctcttccccccactgCCCGAGCCGGTGGGCAGCAAAGCCATTGAGTTCACCATCAGTGAAACTGCGAGCCAG TGCCACCCCCGTCCCGGTTTCGTGGAGCCATCGGAGAAGTTCAGCCTGGCCGAGCTGCTGCTGACAGAGCCGAATCCCGGCCAGGAGGTGAACGATGCCGGCACGCGGTCCGGCACGCCGCAACCCAGCCCCACCGCGGCACAAGAACCGGTGACGGTGTCTCCGCCGGAGCTGCCGTTCACCTACCGCAGGCAGGACACGCTGAGCCCGCCTGGATTTGAACCTCATGACAgcgctgaggaagaggaggaggaggaagagggaaggcaAGTGGTGCGGCAGCCGCTGGTCCCCATCGCCCTGCTCATCTCCGACAAACCCGTCATCATCCGGGACCAGGCAGGATGGGACCCCGCACCGGAGGAGCTGGTGCTGTAG